One genomic window of Sardina pilchardus chromosome 15, fSarPil1.1, whole genome shotgun sequence includes the following:
- the rasl11b gene encoding ras-like protein family member 11B has translation MRLIQNMSTIAEYPTSECPSSRVIKIAVIGGSGVGKTALVVRFLTRRFIGDYERNAGNLYSRDIQIDNEQVAIQVQDTPGIHVTANGPGCTDHVTRSIQWADAVVLVYSVTDQRSFDLIGPLHQLVARAHHADRAGAPPPVILLANKADLLHVRRVDAQQGPLLASALGCSFYEVSASEDYSQVHGAFHRLCRDMAKQAPAATTGALPAATSTAAASEKRRSPLIPRPKSPNMQDLKRRFKQALSAKVRTVTSV, from the exons ATGCGTCTCATCCAAAATATGTCCACCATCGCGGAGTACCCAACTTCGGAGTGCCCGTCTAGTCGGGTTATCAAAATAGCAGTGATTGGTGGAAGCGGCGTTGGAAAAACTG CGCTCGTTGTGAGGTTTCTAACAAGAAGATTCATCGGTGATTATGAGAGAAATGCAG GTAACCTCTATTCTCGGGATATCCAGATCGACAATGAGCAAGTGGCCATTCAAGTTCAGGACACACCAGGCATCCAT GTCACAGCAAATGGTCCAGGTTGCACTGACCACGTGACTCGCTCCATCCAGTGGGCGGACGCCGTTGTCCTGGTCTACTCCGTGACCGACCAGCGCAGCTTCGACCTCATCGGGCCGCTCCACCAGCTGGTGGCCCGCGCCCATCACGCCGACAGGGCCGGCGCGCCGCCGCCCGTCATCCTGCTGGCCAACAAGGCGGACCTGCTGCACGTGAGGCGGGTGGACGCGCAGCAGGGCCCCCTGCTGGCCTCGGCGCTGGGCTGCAGCTTCTACGAGGTGTCGGCCAGCGAGGACTACAGCCAGGTGCACGGCGCCTTCCACCGGCTGTGCCGCGACATGGCCAAGCAGGCCCCGGCCGCCACCACCGGCGCCCTCCCCGCCGCCACGtccaccgccgccgcctccgaGAAGCGCCGCTCGCCCCTCATCCCCCGGCCCAAGTCCCCCAACATGCAGGACCTGAAGAGGCGCTTCAAGCAGGCCCTCTCGGCCAAGGTGCGCACCGTCACCTCCGTGTGA